The following proteins are co-located in the Vigna unguiculata cultivar IT97K-499-35 chromosome 9, ASM411807v1, whole genome shotgun sequence genome:
- the LOC114163680 gene encoding UDP-glucose flavonoid 3-O-glucosyltransferase 7-like, translating into MTAVISSFWLRVHNRGIYDRVASSPFPFKPPQLQSATARPHQISLVQLSRLVASREQHVTIVTTPGNAELFQKTIDDDIAFDHHICVHLIKFPNTRVGLPEAVENLVSTTMSTTAAKIHMAAHFIQPQIEAVLKESHPNVFIPDILFTWSKDLSKTFQIPRLVFNPIPIFDMCMIQAIKTHPRSLSLRFRAVPDSRSPSPSHFTGETLVGFHNIRVSQRSRSLFSKMKRTIMESS; encoded by the exons ATGACAGCGGttatttccagcttttggcttcgggtccacaaccgaggcatatacgaCCGAG TAGCCTCTTCTCCTTTCCCCTTCAAACCACCACAACTCCAATCTGCCACCGCACGCCCCCATCAAATCTCACTGGTTCAGCTCTCACGCTTGGTCGCCTCACGTGAACAGCACGTAACAATCGTCACCACTCCCGGCAACGCCGAACTCTTTCAGAAAACCATCGACGACGACATAGCCTTCGACCACCACATCTGCGTCCACCTCATCAAATTCCCCAACACCCGTGTGGGTCTACCGGAAGCTGTGGAAAATCTGGTTTCAACCACCATGAGCACCACCGCCGCAAAAATCCACATGGCAGCGCACTTCATCCAGCCTCAGATCGAAGCTGTCCTGAAAGAGTCTCATCCCAATGTCTTCATCCCCGACATCCTCTTCACCTGGAGCAAGGACCTATCCAAGACTTTTCAAATCCCGAGGCTCGTCTTCAACCCTATACCCATCTTCGACATGTGTATGATCCAGGCCATTAAAACCCACCCCCGAAGCCTTTCTCTTCGATTTCGCGCCGTACCAGATTCCCGGTCTCCCTCACCCTCTCACTTTACCGGTGAAACCCTCGTTGGGTTTCACAACATTAGGGTTTCGCAGCGCTCACGGAGTCTCTTCTCAAAGATGAAGAGGACAATCATGGAGTCATCGTGA
- the LOC114195943 gene encoding auxin transporter-like protein 3 produces the protein MASEKVETVVAGNYLEMEREEEGSKSTTGKLSKLFWHGGSVYDAWFSCASNQVAQVLLTLPYSFSQLGMLSGIIFQLFYGLMGSWTAYLISVLYVEYRTRKEREKVDFRNHVIQWFEVLDGLLGKHWRNLGLFFNCTFLLFGSVIQLIACASNIYYINDNLDKRTWTYIFGACCATTVFIPSFHNYRIWSFLGLMMTTYTAWYMTIASLTNGQIEGVTHSGPTKLVLYFTGATNILYTFGGHAVTVEIMHAMWKPQKFKMIYLIATLYVLTLTLPSAAAVYWAFGDQLLTHSNALSLLPKTGFRDTAVILMLIHQFITFGFACTPLYFVWEKFIGVHETKSLFKRALARLPVVIPIWFLAIIFPFFGPINSTVGSLLVSFTVYIIPALAHMMTFASAPARENAVERPPSRLGGWVGSYSMNVFVVVWVLVVGFGLGGWASMINFVHQIDTFGLFAKCYQCPSHKA, from the exons CACAACTGGAAAACTATCTAAGCTCTTTTGGCACGGTGGCTCTGTCTATGATGCATGGTTTAGCTGTGCTTCTAATCAG GTTGCACAAGTACTACTCACACTACCATATTCCTTTTCACAACTGGGGATGCTATCTGGAATCATATTTCAGCTTTTCTATGGACTCATGGGAAGCTGGACTGCTTACCTTATCAGTGTCCTTTATGTTGAGTACCGAAccagaaaggagagagaaaaagtTGATTTCAGAAACCATGTTATTCAG TGGTTTGAAGTGCTAGATGGACTTCTGGGAAAACACTGGAGGAATCTTGGTCTTTTTTTCAACTGCACTTTCCTTCTGTTTGGATCAGTGATTCAACTAATTGCTTGCGCAAG CAACATATACTACATAAACGACAATCTGGACAAGAGAACTTGGACTTACATCTTTGGCGCATGCTGTGCAACAACTGTGTTCATCCCTTCTTTCCACAATTACAGAATCTGGTCATTCTTAGGCCTCATGATGACCACTTATACTGCATGGTATATGACCATAGCTTCCCTTACCAACGGTCAG ATCGAGGGGGTGACACACTCGGGGCCAACCAAATTGGTTCTCTACTTCACTGGGGCTACCAACATTCTCTATACTTTCGGTGGACATGCTGTTACAGT GGAAATTATGCATGCAATGTGGAAGCCACAGAAGTTTAAGATGATATATCTGATCGCAACCCTATATGTGCTGACCCTAACATTGCCATCAGCAGCTGCAGTTTACTGGGCATTTGGGGATCAGCTTCTTACCCATTCTAATGCCCTCTCATTGCTCCCAAAGACAGGTTTCAGAGACACTGCTGTCATTCTCATGCTCATTCATCAG TTCATAACTTTTGGATTTGCTTGCACTCCTTTATACTTTGTGTGGGAGAAATTCATTGGGGTGCATGAGACCAAGAGTTTGTTCAAAAGGGCGTTGGCTAGACTTCCTGTAGTGATTCCAATATGGTTCCTGGCAATCATATTCCCTTTCTTTGGTCCCATTAACTCAACTGTTGGATCTCTTCTTGTCAGCTTCACTGTTTACATAATTCCTGCCTTGGCTCACATGATGACCTTTGCTTCAGCACCAGCTAGGGAG AATGCTGTGGAGAGACCACCATCAAGGTTAGGAGGTTGGGTAGGATCGTACTCCATGAATGTGTTTGTGGTGGTGTGGGTTTTGGTGGTAGGATTTGGGTTGGGAGGATGGGCGAGCATGATTAACTTCGTACACCAGATTGACACGTTTGGGCTATTTGCAAAGTGCTATCAGTGTCCCTCTCACAAGGCTTAA